CTTGGTCTTGTACAAAGGCAAAATACGTGATGAGTACATTCTCTTTGTGGCAAATCCGTCAGAGAAGAAGATTGAAGTTGACATTCCGTTGCCTAGCGTCCCTGAGAGTGTTACAGACATATGGGAAGAAAAGAAGGAAGAGATCTCGGCTGGTAGATTGAAGACGGAAGTTTGCGCGCATGACATTAGGATCTTCAGCTGGAAGGCAATCAACGCCTAGACGGGAGAGGTGATTAGTATGTTGGATAAAAATCCTTTGATGATTGATATCGATGTTAAGCAGTGGGCGAATCTTCATCATGTAGTTTTGAAAGGCTTGAGAGAGAAGAAACGAATTGTTGTGATACATGAGAATGGAAAGGTTCAAAACATCAGTCATTCTCATGAAGCAGAAGTCATAAATCCAATCAGGAAAGTCTCAAATCCCGAGGTGGACGCAAAGAAACTCTTCGAGGCAAATGAAGAGAATGTTGATCTTGTAATGGTACTTGAGAGAAGCCACGTAGAGAATTACTATAATGAAGTTCAGAGTTCATGGAAAGTCGATGAGGATCTTGATGAGTACATGTACAGAATGTACAGCTTGCTGGACTGCTATTACCCTGGAATAGTGGCCTATCCCGGTCCTGCAAGTCGCCAATTCGGCCTGCAGTGGCTGCTCCCCGGAAATGTCGGGTATCTTCAGTTCAAATCGATATTGGAAAGTTTTGCCGAAAGAGGCACCACGGTTACGATCGCAGTCTTTGAGAACAAGACGGAACTCTGGACCAGTCTGGTTCTGGGAGTGGACGAGAAGGGCAAGATCTCTCTGATAACTTCCGTCAAACAGGGCATAGTGAAGAAGAACTGGAGAGAAGAATACCAAAACATCAACAACTGGGTCGGTGAGAATTACTGGAAGTCTGGACTCGCGATCTTCATGGACAAGAAGGATTTCCTTGAAATTTCTAGCAGCAAGGCTCCCTCTTATCTGTTCAAGGGCCTCTGCGAGAAGGGTTCGATCATTGTTGATCCTTCCACTGAGTCACTGAAGGCTTTTGTTGCGAAGTACAGATTGCACGAGCTTAGCTGAGAGACCCGTGTAATTATAATGCCAGTCCCCTCGAAGAAGAGAGGTGTTTAATATGGATGACGTCGTATTGGAATGCAGGAATATTGTTAAGCACTACGGGAACGTAGAAGCCTTAAACGGCGTCTCATTTGGGCTTAGAAAGAATGAGATATTGGGCCTCGTTGGAGACAACGGGGCCGGTAAGTCAACTCTGCTGAAGATAATTCGAGGAGCCGTTCAACCAACATCCGGAGAGATATTGATAAATGGAAAGAAGGTTGAATTCTCCAGTCCAATGGATGCAGCAGAAGAAGGAATTCAGTGTGTTTATCAGGACCTTGCTCTGGTAGATCAGATGACGATTGTCGACAATTTCTTTCTTGGAAGAGAACTTCGTGAGAAGAAACTGGGATTCATACCCGTGCTAAGAAAGAAGAAGATGGAGAACGAAACTGAACAGGCACTCAAGCAGATGGAATTCAGCATGGATGTGAAGAAAAAAGTCTCTGATCTTTCTGGCGGCCAGAGGCAGGCGATCGCTGTAGCCAGGGCGGTTTTCGCAGATCCCAAGATTGTCCTTCTTGACGAACCAACCTCGGCTCTCTCGGAAATCGCAAAGCATGAAGTATTTAAACTCTTGAAAGGTCTTAAGGAAGAACATTCTCTCATCTTTGTCACCCATGATCTGAACAACACACTGCAACTATGCGACCGCATCATAATCTTGAAGCATGGAGTAATTGAGTATGAAGGCGAAGTTACGAAAGACCTCAGCCTTGAAGAGCTCCTTTCCATGATGTGATGAGAGGTGATTGTTTTTTATGAATTATAGAAGCTTAATGAGAAGAAGTACGGCCAACATTGAATTGTTTGTTCTCCTGCTTGCCGCGGTTGTTCTAATCGTTGTGTTCTCAATTCTTGAACCAAGGTTCTTTTCGGTGAACAATTTCAGGATTCTGTTGGAGACGATGAGTATTCTCGGGATACTGTCTCTTGGTGTAAATTTTCTCTTAATAGCAGGTGAGATGGATATATCATTTACGTCTGTTCTGGAGCTTTCTGCGGCTGTTGTTGCCATAAGCAGCACGGCACACATGAACACCTTCGTTTCAATTGCATTTGGTGTTCTTGCTGCGACAGCTGTGGGACTTATCAATGCGTTCTTTGCCGTGAAACTCAAGATACCGTCCTTCCTCGTCACATTGGGCACCCAAGTGGCAATAGGTGGCTTAGTTATGATTCTCTGCGACTATAGAACGATCATAATCAGGGACAAGAGTTTTATTAACGTGTTCTTTGGGAGACCATTTGCGAACATTGCCTCAGCAGTCTACTGGATGATCGGAATAGCAATAGTCATCTGGTTTGTTCTAACAAGAACGAGGTTCGGAAAATGGGTTTATGCAACCGGCGGAAAGCAGAGTTCGGCACGTCTCATGGGCATTCCTACAGATAGAGTTAAAATCTCTCTCTTCGTTACCAGTGCAATCCTTGCTGGTGTAGCCGGCTTTATATTGGGTAGCAGAGCAACTTCCGCTCGCCCTGCAATGGGAACGAGCTATCTGATGCCCGCCATTTCTGCGCCCATTCTGGCTGGGGCTGCACTGACTGGAGGTCAGGGATCTGCTTTCAAGACATTGCTGGCAGCATTTGTCCTGACTATCATTACTAACGGCGTTACCCTGATCGGTTTGGAGCCGGCATACCGTGACATTTTCATGGGTGTAATTTTGATCTCTGCTCTTTCAGTCAGATACCTGCAGAATATGAACCGTGACTAGTATCAGTTGTGGAATGAGGTGAAATATGGATTTTCTTGACACCATCGTCAGACGTAATCCCTCACTCATAAAAACGGCAGTTTCGATGCATCAGAACAACGAACTACCTGCAAACTCTGTCGTAGTCGATCTCGACATGGTTGAAGAAAATGCGGTTAAGATTCGAGATGCGGCTGCTGAAAGAGGAATCCATCTGTACTTAATGACTAAGCAATTTGGAAGGAATCCTGAGATCTGCCGAACACTTAACAACGCA
Above is a window of Mesotoga infera DNA encoding:
- a CDS encoding sugar ABC transporter ATP-binding protein, encoding MDDVVLECRNIVKHYGNVEALNGVSFGLRKNEILGLVGDNGAGKSTLLKIIRGAVQPTSGEILINGKKVEFSSPMDAAEEGIQCVYQDLALVDQMTIVDNFFLGRELREKKLGFIPVLRKKKMENETEQALKQMEFSMDVKKKVSDLSGGQRQAIAVARAVFADPKIVLLDEPTSALSEIAKHEVFKLLKGLKEEHSLIFVTHDLNNTLQLCDRIIILKHGVIEYEGEVTKDLSLEELLSMM
- a CDS encoding ABC transporter permease translates to MNYRSLMRRSTANIELFVLLLAAVVLIVVFSILEPRFFSVNNFRILLETMSILGILSLGVNFLLIAGEMDISFTSVLELSAAVVAISSTAHMNTFVSIAFGVLAATAVGLINAFFAVKLKIPSFLVTLGTQVAIGGLVMILCDYRTIIIRDKSFINVFFGRPFANIASAVYWMIGIAIVIWFVLTRTRFGKWVYATGGKQSSARLMGIPTDRVKISLFVTSAILAGVAGFILGSRATSARPAMGTSYLMPAISAPILAGAALTGGQGSAFKTLLAAFVLTIITNGVTLIGLEPAYRDIFMGVILISALSVRYLQNMNRD
- a CDS encoding YhfX family PLP-dependent enzyme; this translates as MDFLDTIVRRNPSLIKTAVSMHQNNELPANSVVVDLDMVEENAVKIRDAAAERGIHLYLMTKQFGRNPEICRTLNNA